Within Fibrobacter succinogenes, the genomic segment TTTTCGATTCCGACAACATTGGCAAGGATGATGATGGGCGTTATGTTGCTCACGAACATGGCGAGTACATGCTGTAAGCCGAAAGGTATCGCCTGCAAAAGAGGAATGCGACCGTCAAGTTGATAAATGTTGTCTGAAGTCTTCATGGCAAGCCTCGTTTACTGTTCGCGGAACTTGATAAATCCTGTTTCGGCGTCCATGCTATCGACGATGGCTATGGATTCCAGGCGTACGCCTGCGGCGCGGAGCTTTGCACCACCGGGCTGCATGCCCTTTTCGATGGCGATGCCGACTCCGACGAGTTCGGCGCCTGCTTGCCTCACGAGATCGATGAGCGCCTTGCTGGCTTCCCCATCGGCGAGGAAGTCGTCAACGATGAGAATCTTGTCGGTCGGCTTGAGGTAGGGGCGCGAAACAAAAATATCGTTGAACTTTTTGTGCGTGAAGGAGTATGCCTTTGCCACGTATTTGTCGTCGGTGCTGTTGACGGTCTGGCCTTTTTTGGCAAAGACGACTGGAACATCGTTCAAGTAAGCGATAAATGCCGCGATGGCGATGCCGCTTGCTTCGATGGTGAGAACCTTGTTGAATTCTACGTCGGCAAATCGACGCTTGAATTCTTCGCCGATTTTATGCATTAGGCGAATATCAATTTGATGGTTTAGGAAACTGTCAACCTTAAGAACGTTGCCTGGCTTGACGACGCCATCGGCAAGGATTTTCTGCTCAAGAAAGTTCATGTTTGAAATCTAGCAAAAAGCTCGATTTTGGCAATTATTCGAAATGCTTACATTGCGGAATGATGTTGTCAGAATTTCCCTAGAAGTGGGCGAAAAGTCGAGAGTGAGGCTTTATTTTGGATGGGACCGCTCAAAAGTGATTAAACTGATTAATCAGTGATCAAAGGTGATTAATCACTTTTTCTCAATTTGCAATTTGCCGTTTTTTGCGTGAAAACGACGGTTTTCCTGTTGGCATGAATGTTGCAAATGTATCTGAGTTTGAAATTGCAGCTCTTGACAGCGTATCAAAAAGGAGATACATTTGTAATGAGAGAAATTTTAGCTTATGAGGGTCCTAGCTTTACTATAGAATGGTATTACGATGAAAATGGAATAAGTCAGGCTTTAGATTATTTTAATAGATTAGGTGATACGCAAAAACGTAAAGTGCTGATGCTGTTTAAAAGAATGGGTGATTCAGGAAAAATCTCGGATATAACAAAGTTTAGAAATGAAGGTGATAAAATTTATGCATTCAAACCGCAACCGGACCGATTCCTTTCCTTCTTTTTTATGGGAAAGAAAATTATTGTGACGAATGCATTTTGCAAGAAGTCTCTAAAACTTCCTGAAAGCGAAAAACAAAGAGCAATATTTTCTATGCAAAGTTATAACACTCGTGTGCAAAAGGGAGAATATTATGAAGAAGGCTGAATCGACATTTGAAAGGATCATGTCCGACCCGAAACAAAAGAAAGCCTTTGAAAAGGAATATGCAAATTTCCTTTTGTCTGAGCTTATATTAGATGCAATGGCGGAACAGGATGTTAGTGTTCGTGCTTTATCGAAAGCTTCTGGAATTTCGACATCGGTGATTCAAAATTTACGTGCAATGCAACCGATGAACATAACCTTAAAGACGCTAAATGCGTTGCTTTCGTCTCTTGGTTATGAACTTGTTGCTCGAAAAGGTCGGCACTACGTAAATCTTTCAACGCTGTGAGGGCCGCGAGGAAAGTTTGATTGTTATAGACTCTCGTTGCTGCGGCGATTGTGCTTTGAAGAAAATGAAATAAGTAATCCCAATGAACGATGGTGATTGATTTACTAAGTCTCTTTTGGAGGAGGTTAATGAACTTCCTCCATTTTTTGTAAGCATTCTCTTGAATGTTCTTGATTTGAAGTGACATTTTGAAAAGTAAGTTTATGAGAGGGGCTGAAATAAAGTATTTTAAAGATGTTGTATGACATCGACCATTGAATATTATAATAGAAATGCTCTAGAGTATTCTCGTAGCACTGTTTGTGTTGATTTTTCTGCGACGCAGGAGCGGTTCTTGCGATATATGCCATCGTATGCGAAAATTCTCGATTTTGGATGTGGTTCTGGTCGAGATACCAAATATTTTTTGGATAAAGGTTATGACGTTGATGCTGTTGATGGTTCTAGGGAATTTTGCCGATTGGCAAGTGCCTATACGGGAATTCCTGTTAAGCAGTTGTATTTTCAAGAATTTGCATCAGTAAATGAATATGATGGAATTTGGGCTTGTGCCTCTATTCTCCATTTGCAATGGGATGACTTGATTTCCGTATTGCATAAAATGGCCGTTGCGCTGAAAAATACTGGAGTAATTTATACATCCTTCAAGTATGGTGATTTTTCTGGCGAACGTCAAGGTCGCTATTTTATAGATTTTACGGAAAATCGTCTAAATGAAATGCTTACACTTGTTCCAGAATTACAATGTAGAGAATATTGGATTTCTACAGATGTTAGACCGAATAGGAAAGACGAAAAATGGATGAATATAATTCTTTCCCACAAAGCCTAGCTTTAGATATTAGTTCGCCTTATTGTAATCAGCTTGATGTCGAGTGTTTTTCGCTCATGATGAAAAATCCGACATATTGCTACAAGTTTTACTGGCTTGAGGCGATTGTCAAACTTATTGATGAAGATTTTGTGCAGTCGACATTCGATGCTATTATCGATGAGATGATTGCAAATGTCTGGTACACTGTGTTGGAATATCATGTCCACTTGAGCGGGATGCTGAAAGGAAAATTTCGTGATGCTTTGGAACTTGCCATCGTGCAGTTGGCTGCGAAAAGTGAACTCCCATCCAATGCCTCGAAGGTCGAAATCAAGAACGCCATTAAGCAATATAACACAGATATAAAAAAGTATAAAGTTGCGTTAACTAAATACGTACCCTATCGTGCTCTGGCTGGATTCTACGATCGTTACGAACAGGGAGGTGGTGCGAAAGTTAATTGGAATAGTGCCTCGGAAATTGTCAGATATACGCAAGCTGTGAATCGTCGTATTTTGCTGCCGTACACCTTTGACGAAGGCTCGCAACTGAATCGTGTCGTTGTGTTCAATCCCGTTTGGAAGCAATATATCCAAGATAATTCTGTTGCGTTACTCGGATGGATTCAACATGAAAAATCCAAGTGGCTGCAGGTCAACAATCCCGAAGTCCCTGGGATTGTATATAAGCTCTCGCCTATGGATGCGAGTGCTCGAAAACTTGAACAAGTCCGTAAACTATGGGAAATAATCCTGCAACGAGAAACGATTCTTGACATCTATACAAACAAGCCTATTGAAAATGATTACGATATTGACCATTTTATTCCATGGTCGTTCGTGATGAACGATGAATTGTGGAATCTGATTCCGATGGATTCTTCGTTAAACTCTTCCAAGAATAATCGCCTGCCGCATTGGACATTTTTCAACCGATTTGCTGACAACCAATATGAAATGTACCGTTTGATGTGGGATGACGAATTCGTTCGCAGCCGCTTCGAGAAATGCTACCGCGACAACATCCATTCAATATGGGCGGAGACAGAATTGTTCAAACCCGGTAACAGTAAGAATGAATTTGTCAACATTTTACGGAAGAACATGCAACCTGTGTATGATTCCGCAAGGCGGCAAGGATATGAAATATGGAAATTTAAGGGGTGATGGTTGTCGCTAGGTATGTTTGTTTTAATAATTGTATTGCTAGTAATATTTGTTGCTTGTTATGTAGCTCATCGAAAACGGCTTGCTAAAGAATTTGAAGAAAAAGTACGGAGTTTCATAGAAATATGTGATTCGTTTTTCGTTGAATTTGACGGGTTATTTAAGCATTATATTCAGGATGCTGAAAGAGACGCTTTTATTTTAAAGTATAAAGCGTTGTACCTTGAATTGCAAAGGTATAGTGGCATTCCGTCAAAAGTTGAAGATTTTGTAAAGCTAGAAGATTTTAAGAAAAAGTACAAGGATTTCCCAGGACTCGTTATAGAGTCGAATGTGGTAATCAAATGCAAAGAGTTATTGGTTAAAGTTGAACCATTTTTTGTTGAATTTGATGAAATATTGAAACGTTATATTCAAGACTCTGAAAGGGATACTTTTATTTATAAATACCAAGCTTTGTATTTTGAATGGCTAAAGTACAGTTCAATTTCTTCGAAAACAAATACTTTTATAAAATTGGAAGAGTTCAGAAGAAAATACGAGGATTTTCCAAGGCTCGTTTTTGCGTCAAATGCAGAGATTAAACGCAAAGAAAATCTCAAGTTGCTTTTGCAATTTGTGAACATTTTCTTTGATGAACTTGATTTCTTGACTAGTCGTTATGTTACAGACTCTGATGGAAAAATATTTTATCAGAAATGGAAAAAATTGTCTCAAGATGTTGCTATTTGTAATTTGAATGTGAATGATGAAGAGTATGGGAAAATAAGTCATTTTGAAATAATCTATGAGAATCTTTTTAATTATTTAGAAAAAGCGAATAAATCGTTTATTGTGCGGGAATCGCAAAAATATGATTATCTGTTTTCCAACATAGATGGAAAGTCCTTAGATATGCAACAAAGAGAAGCAGTCATAACCGATGAAGATAGAATTCTTGTTTTGGCAGGGGCGGGTAGTGGAAAAACGCTGACGATTGCAGGTAAGGTCAAGTATTTATGTGACGTAAAGAATATAAGTCCGGAAGAAATACTGCTTATTTCGTTTACGAAAAAATCTGCTCAAGAAATGACCGATAGAATTCAGGGAAAGTTGGGAATCCCTGTTAAATCAACAACTTTTCATAAATTGGGTCTTGATATAATCAAAAGTGCTGTTGGAAAAAGGCCTGACGTTCTTGATGAATCTCTTTTTAATGAATTTATACATAACTTTTTTGAAAAAGAATTGGTTGATTATCCTGAATTGGTAAAAAATTTGATTGAGTATTTTGCATACTATATTGATATCCCTAAGAATATGGAGGATTATTCGTCATTAGGTGAATTGTATGAGGCCGAAAAAAACGTGGATTTGGAAACGCTTAGGTCGAAATATGATCAAGAGAAGTATACTCAAGAAGAAAAAATAAAGAAGTCGCAGAATCATACAACGCTAAAAAATGAAAAAGTAAAAAGTCTCGAAGAAGTTCAAATCGCAAATTTTCTTTTTTTAAACGGCATAAATTACGAATATGAAAAACTCTACCCGTTTGAAAATCCTGACCCCTTGCGAAAAACGTACAGACCTGATTTTTATTTGAAAGATTATGATATTTATTTGGAACATTTTGGAATAACGAGGAACAATACGGTTCCATGGCTTTCTCCCATTGAAGCTCAAAAATATTTAGAAGGAATTGATTGGAAAAGAGAACTTCATAAGCAGAATAATACCAAGTTGATTGAAACCTATTCATACTACAATTCTGAAGGGGTGCTTTTACAAAAGCTTGAAGAGCTTTTGAAACAAAATGGAGTTGTTCTGAAATCACGAGACTTCATGGATATTTTCAATACTGTTTATGCAACCAAGACGAATAAGTTTTTTTCTGAGTTTGTGAAGCTGTGCGGAACGTTTATTGTACTTTTTAAGTCTAATAATTATACAATAGAAACAATTGATAATTGGAAAGATTGGCTTTCGTCAGAAGATAACAAATTCTTGCAAAGAAGAAACAACACTTTTTTGAATATAATAAGAGTAATATTGGAAGAATATCAAAAATACTTAATAGCCAATAATTCAATTGATTTCTCGGATATGATAAACAACGCAACAGAGAATGTTAATGCTGGTTGCGATATTCCTTTGTATAAATATGTGATTGTAGATGAATATCAAGATATTTCAAAGGCAAGATTTAATTTGTTGAAGGTGATTGTTGATAAAACAAAAGCAAAGTTATTCTGTGTAGGGGATGACTGGCAATCTATATATCGATTTGCCGGTAGCGATATTTCATTATTCACTGATATTGCAAAGTATTTTGGAAAAACGAAAATATTAAAAATTGAGAAAACATATCGTAATTCGCAAAAATTAATCGATGAAGCATCGCGTTTTATTTTGCAAAATCCGCTCCAACTCAAGAAAAGTTTACGCTCCGATAAAAAGTTAGATTATCCCCTTGTTTTTTGGGGGTTCGACGACAATCCGAAAAATGCGTTACAAGCGATAATCAATAAAATTGCTTTGGATTATGGAACGAATTCGTCCATTTTACTTTTGGGACGAACGAATTACGATATAGAAATTGCAAAAGATACAGGCTTGTTCCGAAAGATTCGGAAAAATGGTGTAGATGCACTAGAGTACATTCAGAATCCGAAGTTGCAAATACAATTCCTTTCTGTTCACAAATCAAAGGGCTTGGAAGCGGATAATGTTATTTTGCTGAATTTTAGAAATGACAAACTTGGATTCCCGAATCAGATAATTGATGATCCTGTTTTGAACTTTGTTCTTACAAATGCAGAAGATTACAGATTTGCAGAAGAACGTCGTCTGTTTTATGTTGCTATTACCCGAACTAAAAATAGAACCTATGTCCTTGTGGACAACAAGAATCCATCGCTTTTTTTCAAGGAATTCTCAGAATCTACATCAGTATTCTTTAAATCAACAAGGAG encodes:
- a CDS encoding xanthine phosphoribosyltransferase; this translates as MNFLEQKILADGVVKPGNVLKVDSFLNHQIDIRLMHKIGEEFKRRFADVEFNKVLTIEASGIAIAAFIAYLNDVPVVFAKKGQTVNSTDDKYVAKAYSFTHKKFNDIFVSRPYLKPTDKILIVDDFLADGEASKALIDLVRQAGAELVGVGIAIEKGMQPGGAKLRAAGVRLESIAIVDSMDAETGFIKFREQ
- a CDS encoding type II toxin-antitoxin system RelE/ParE family toxin, with amino-acid sequence MREILAYEGPSFTIEWYYDENGISQALDYFNRLGDTQKRKVLMLFKRMGDSGKISDITKFRNEGDKIYAFKPQPDRFLSFFFMGKKIIVTNAFCKKSLKLPESEKQRAIFSMQSYNTRVQKGEYYEEG
- a CDS encoding helix-turn-helix transcriptional regulator, which translates into the protein MKKAESTFERIMSDPKQKKAFEKEYANFLLSELILDAMAEQDVSVRALSKASGISTSVIQNLRAMQPMNITLKTLNALLSSLGYELVARKGRHYVNLSTL
- a CDS encoding bifunctional 2-polyprenyl-6-hydroxyphenol methylase/3-demethylubiquinol 3-O-methyltransferase UbiG; this encodes MTSTIEYYNRNALEYSRSTVCVDFSATQERFLRYMPSYAKILDFGCGSGRDTKYFLDKGYDVDAVDGSREFCRLASAYTGIPVKQLYFQEFASVNEYDGIWACASILHLQWDDLISVLHKMAVALKNTGVIYTSFKYGDFSGERQGRYFIDFTENRLNEMLTLVPELQCREYWISTDVRPNRKDEKWMNIILSHKA
- a CDS encoding HNH endonuclease domain-containing protein, translated to MDEYNSFPQSLALDISSPYCNQLDVECFSLMMKNPTYCYKFYWLEAIVKLIDEDFVQSTFDAIIDEMIANVWYTVLEYHVHLSGMLKGKFRDALELAIVQLAAKSELPSNASKVEIKNAIKQYNTDIKKYKVALTKYVPYRALAGFYDRYEQGGGAKVNWNSASEIVRYTQAVNRRILLPYTFDEGSQLNRVVVFNPVWKQYIQDNSVALLGWIQHEKSKWLQVNNPEVPGIVYKLSPMDASARKLEQVRKLWEIILQRETILDIYTNKPIENDYDIDHFIPWSFVMNDELWNLIPMDSSLNSSKNNRLPHWTFFNRFADNQYEMYRLMWDDEFVRSRFEKCYRDNIHSIWAETELFKPGNSKNEFVNILRKNMQPVYDSARRQGYEIWKFKG
- a CDS encoding UvrD-helicase domain-containing protein, with translation MFVLIIVLLVIFVACYVAHRKRLAKEFEEKVRSFIEICDSFFVEFDGLFKHYIQDAERDAFILKYKALYLELQRYSGIPSKVEDFVKLEDFKKKYKDFPGLVIESNVVIKCKELLVKVEPFFVEFDEILKRYIQDSERDTFIYKYQALYFEWLKYSSISSKTNTFIKLEEFRRKYEDFPRLVFASNAEIKRKENLKLLLQFVNIFFDELDFLTSRYVTDSDGKIFYQKWKKLSQDVAICNLNVNDEEYGKISHFEIIYENLFNYLEKANKSFIVRESQKYDYLFSNIDGKSLDMQQREAVITDEDRILVLAGAGSGKTLTIAGKVKYLCDVKNISPEEILLISFTKKSAQEMTDRIQGKLGIPVKSTTFHKLGLDIIKSAVGKRPDVLDESLFNEFIHNFFEKELVDYPELVKNLIEYFAYYIDIPKNMEDYSSLGELYEAEKNVDLETLRSKYDQEKYTQEEKIKKSQNHTTLKNEKVKSLEEVQIANFLFLNGINYEYEKLYPFENPDPLRKTYRPDFYLKDYDIYLEHFGITRNNTVPWLSPIEAQKYLEGIDWKRELHKQNNTKLIETYSYYNSEGVLLQKLEELLKQNGVVLKSRDFMDIFNTVYATKTNKFFSEFVKLCGTFIVLFKSNNYTIETIDNWKDWLSSEDNKFLQRRNNTFLNIIRVILEEYQKYLIANNSIDFSDMINNATENVNAGCDIPLYKYVIVDEYQDISKARFNLLKVIVDKTKAKLFCVGDDWQSIYRFAGSDISLFTDIAKYFGKTKILKIEKTYRNSQKLIDEASRFILQNPLQLKKSLRSDKKLDYPLVFWGFDDNPKNALQAIINKIALDYGTNSSILLLGRTNYDIEIAKDTGLFRKIRKNGVDALEYIQNPKLQIQFLSVHKSKGLEADNVILLNFRNDKLGFPNQIIDDPVLNFVLTNAEDYRFAEERRLFYVAITRTKNRTYVLVDNKNPSLFFKEFSESTSVFFKSTRRKISEKQTKCPLCKTGDLLKIEHDGKSFVGCSNFPRCRYAQRDVTILSSPKICPECGGFLVKRKAYNGYNFIGCSNYPACGYKEKMF